In Acipenser ruthenus chromosome 15, fAciRut3.2 maternal haplotype, whole genome shotgun sequence, a genomic segment contains:
- the LOC117421948 gene encoding cell growth regulator with RING finger domain protein 1-like, with amino-acid sequence MAAVFLVMLYEYSPLFYITVVSICFLITAAMVLGWFGFDVPVILRSSEDTEPSLKIPEKRMVQVKNPFALEMVSGASSVTGGVRLRPRCLESCVLTCYWGCAVQGLQEALQSHQHGVCISTPHKFEEALHSDYQHHQTFLIEQGDPSERLSHLPADSGIRDFGFLPRVRYPLVALLTLAEPDVRELYEIVANVTVIHITDDKYRLTSRILYQYLLTAQGHVLDLKQLFMSADDQSWRGVSEPPEEEQQQRKEEEEEREEEPDLQESGSGESGWDCVVCQNAPVNRVLLPCRHTCLCDGCVERFRQCPMCRAFVLESFALSHHFTTDRQELEGLAGE; translated from the exons ATGGCTGCTGTATTTTTAGTTATGTTGTACGAATACTCCCCGTTGTTTTACATCACTGTCGTGTCTATCTGCTTTCTCATCACCGCCGCGATGGTTCTCGGCTG gttTGGTTTtgacgtacctgtaattttacgAAGTTCGGAGGACACTGAGCCGAGTCTGAAAATCCCTGAGAAGAGAATGGTACAGGTGAAAAACCCCTTTGCCTTGGAGATGGTGAGCGGAGCCTCCTCTGTTACAG GAGGGGTCCGACTGAGACCACGCTGTCTGGAGAGCTGTGTCCTCACTTGCTACTGGGGCTGTGCCGTCCAGGGCCTGCAGGAGGCGCTGCAGAGTCACCAGCATGGTGTATGCATCAGCACGCCCCATAAGTTCGAGGAGGCCCTGCACTCAGACTATCAGCATCACCAGACCTTCCT CATTGAACAGGGGGACCCCTCAGAGAGACTGAGCCACCTGCCTGCGGATTCCGGGATCAGAGATTTTGGGTTTCTGCCCCGGGTGCGCTACCCCCTGGTGGCGCTGTTGACCTTAGCGGAGCCTGACGTGAGAGAGCTGTATGAAATA GTTGCCAACGTGACTGTGATCCACATTACTGATGATAAATACAGGCTGACATCTAGGATATTATACCAGTACCTGTTGACAGCACAAGGCCATGTGTTAGACCTTAAG CAACTCTTCATGTCTGCAGATGACCAGAGCTGGAGGGGGGTCTCAGAGCCCCCAGAGGAAGAGCAGCAGCAGCgaaaggaagaggaggaggagagggaggaggagccCGACTTGCAGGAGTCAGGCAGTGGGGAGTCTGGCTGGGACTGTGTGGTGTGTCAGAACGCCCCTGTGAACCGTGTGCTGCTGCCCTGTCGACACACCTGCTTGTGTGACGGCTGTGTGGAAAGGTTCCGACAGTGCCCCATGTGCCGTGCCTTTGTGTTAGAGTCCTTCGCCCTCTCTCACCACTTCACAACCGACAGGCAAGAGCTGGAGGGCCTGGCAGGAGAATga